CTTAAATCCTCCGGCAACGCGCTGCCCGCTCCGGTTGAGATCGTCACGCTTTCGTATCTGGTCGTGAACGCGTTCTTTGCCAGATCGGTTCGATCGATTTCGACGAGCGCAGCGCGTGCATTCGGCGAGAGCTGCACGTCGTCCATAAACGGCGAGTCGACAGCATCCACCAATGTCCACGGGCGCGCTGACGCGGCCGCCGCGGTGACCAGGCCGGCTACTGCCAGCGCGACGATACTACGAGCGAACGACACGTCAGAAAGAGACCTCCAAGCGAAAGCAGGAATGCAAGAGTGCCGATGATGTTCGCGGGGGATGCGAATGAATCACCGACGATTCCGAGCGGCGCCGCTCTGCCGCTCACGACGATGAGCGCGGCCAACAGTACGCCAAAAAGGCTCTCACCGACGATGAGTCCGGACGCGACCAACACCCCGAGCTGCTTCGCGCGCTGCGCGTTGCGTTGGCGCGCCGCCCAACGATTATAGGCCCAGCCCAGTATCGCACCCAGCACGACCGGCGCGGTCGTCGAAATCGGTAAGTAAATGCCCAAGCCGACGGCAAGGGGTGGCAGGGCGAGCTTTTTCGTGCGCAACAATTCGTCGACGCCGACGATGATCGCGCCGAGAATCGCACCCGTGCCGATCAGACGCCAATCGATTTGGCCGCCGATGACGCCCTTTGCCAACGCCGAAATGAGCGTCGCTTGCGGGGCGGGGAGCGGTTGCGCGAGCGCGCTGTGAACCCCGACCGATCCCGCGAAGCCATACGCTCGATTGAGCAAATCCAAGATCGGGGGAATCACGAGCGCGCCGACGACGACTCCGGCCACCAATGCAACCTGCTGGCGCCAGGGCGTTGCATCGACCAGCTGCCCGGTCTTGAGATCCTGCAGATTATCGTTGGAGATCGTCGCGACGCAGAGCAAAACCGCTGTCACCACCAGCGCATACGCAATCATCGGTAACGTCGCGACGTGGACGACGTTACTCCCGACCGCGAGAACGATGAGCGCCGCGCCGATGACCGAGAGAATCGCCAGGCCGGAGACGGGACTATTCGAGGAGCCGATCAACCCGGCCATATATCCGCAGGCGGCGGCGACGAAGAATCCCGCGATGACGACGTAGACTACCGCGGCCAACGTCATTGGAACGACGAGCGCACCAAGCGCGCCCCCCGCAAGAAACCGCCAGAAAAAGAACGCAAGCGGAATCAAACAGAGCACGCTGATAAGCGCAACGATACCGATCGGTAAATCGCGCTCGGTTCGCGCAAGCTCGTCGGGTGATTGACGGCGCCGGCGCGACGCCGCCAGCGCCGACGTTACGCCGAGCAGAACCGGGCGCGCGAGGCGTCCCAGCGACCAGAGGGCCGCGACCCCAATGGCACCGGCGCCGATGAAGCGCACTTGATGCGACCAGACGGCGGTCGCCACGTCGACCGCCGCGCCCGCGGTGGGGTGGAGCGCCGTGAGCACCGGCGTCGCAATGCCCCAAGCAATGAATAAGCCGGCGAAAATCGCCAAGCCGACCGTCAAACCAATGAGCTGTCCCGCGCCGACGAGCGCGAGCGAGAGCGAGAATCCCGCGCCCGTCGTGGCCGCGCCCGCCCTGAAATAGCCAGCAAGGCCGGCGGTAAAGATGCGGGTTGCGACGATCGCCGCGAAGAGTGCCGACGCCACGCTGCCGGCGAGCAGCGCCATCAAGCCGGCCCGATTGCGTTCGGGATCCGAGCGCGTCC
This Candidatus Eremiobacterota bacterium DNA region includes the following protein-coding sequences:
- a CDS encoding oligopeptide transporter, OPT family codes for the protein MERRAELTVRGFVLGGAITLVFTAANVYLGLKVGLTFASSIPAAVISMAVLRAFRNATIYENNIVQTIASAAGTLSAVIFVLPGLVMIGWWSGFPFLESFAICAIGGVLGVMYSVPLRRALVTGSDLPYPEGVAAAEVLKVGTRSDPERNRAGLMALLAGSVASALFAAIVATRIFTAGLAGYFRAGAATTGAGFSLSLALVGAGQLIGLTVGLAIFAGLFIAWGIATPVLTALHPTAGAAVDVATAVWSHQVRFIGAGAIGVAALWSLGRLARPVLLGVTSALAASRRRRQSPDELARTERDLPIGIVALISVLCLIPLAFFFWRFLAGGALGALVVPMTLAAVVYVVIAGFFVAAACGYMAGLIGSSNSPVSGLAILSVIGAALIVLAVGSNVVHVATLPMIAYALVVTAVLLCVATISNDNLQDLKTGQLVDATPWRQQVALVAGVVVGALVIPPILDLLNRAYGFAGSVGVHSALAQPLPAPQATLISALAKGVIGGQIDWRLIGTGAILGAIIVGVDELLRTKKLALPPLAVGLGIYLPISTTAPVVLGAILGWAYNRWAARQRNAQRAKQLGVLVASGLIVGESLFGVLLAALIVVSGRAAPLGIVGDSFASPANIIGTLAFLLSLGGLFLTCRSLVVSSRWQ